From Mucilaginibacter rubeus, a single genomic window includes:
- a CDS encoding DUF420 domain-containing protein, whose amino-acid sequence MSDKFIIRFVAGVTIFVIAVVVLLNRHLIPGPAVAPAFTPYLPMLNAVLNGTCTVLLLLSLYQIKQGNITLHKRLNIVTFCLSSLFLVSYILFHYLMRNEIVYGDLNGDGKLSDVERASAGSLRTIYLVILWPHIILAAAVLPLILLSFHRGLQMQVEKHRKLVRWAFPIWLYVTASGVVVYLMIRPFYHF is encoded by the coding sequence ATGAGCGATAAATTTATAATCCGCTTTGTTGCGGGTGTTACCATATTTGTAATTGCTGTTGTTGTTTTATTGAACCGGCATCTCATCCCCGGTCCGGCAGTTGCCCCCGCATTTACTCCTTATTTGCCCATGCTTAACGCGGTGCTTAACGGTACCTGTACAGTGTTGCTGCTTTTGTCGCTGTATCAAATTAAACAGGGTAATATAACCTTACATAAGCGTCTTAACATTGTTACGTTCTGCCTGTCGTCGCTTTTCCTGGTATCGTATATCCTGTTTCATTACCTGATGCGTAACGAGATTGTTTATGGTGATCTCAATGGCGATGGAAAATTATCAGATGTGGAAAGAGCTTCAGCTGGTTCTTTACGGACAATTTACTTAGTCATTTTATGGCCCCATATTATACTTGCCGCGGCCGTTTTACCGTTAATCTTATTGAGTTTTCACCGCGGCTTGCAAATGCAGGTTGAAAAACACCGCAAGCTGGTACGCTGGGCATTCCCGATATGGTTATACGTTACTGCAAGCGGCGTTGTGGTTTACTTAATGATCCGTCCGTTTTATCATTTTTAA
- a CDS encoding DUF983 domain-containing protein, producing MSQTPKSWAMLKCKCPRCRRGDMFKGSPYSFSNKINLNCPHCNLFFEIEPGYFYAAMYVSYALNVGEALGIAWLTYLLTHNQDSPWLYLGAIILGCFALAPVNFRYSRVFLLYWLSPKIHYQSYLDTDDIPGKS from the coding sequence GTGTCTCAAACACCAAAGTCATGGGCTATGCTTAAATGTAAATGCCCCCGCTGCAGGCGGGGCGATATGTTTAAGGGTAGCCCTTACAGTTTCTCCAATAAAATAAATCTTAACTGCCCGCATTGTAACCTTTTCTTTGAGATAGAGCCGGGCTACTTTTACGCCGCCATGTATGTGAGTTACGCGTTAAATGTTGGCGAAGCGTTAGGCATAGCATGGCTTACCTATCTTTTAACCCATAACCAGGATTCGCCCTGGTTATACCTTGGCGCTATAATTTTAGGCTGTTTCGCGCTTGCTCCGGTAAATTTCAGATATTCGCGTGTGTTTTTGTTGTATTGGTTATCACCCAAAATACATTACCAAAGCTATTTAGATACTGATGATATACCAGGAAAGTCTTGA
- a CDS encoding DUF2461 domain-containing protein, whose amino-acid sequence MIYQESLDFLKDLAEHNSREWFAANKERYEKARENVIDFTTKVLEGVRKIEAGMDENLDAKKCVMRIYRDIRFSKNKAPYKNNFGVSLPTSGLKGGGVEYYLHIQPGNSFIGGGYWMPEAPHLKAIRQEIDYNAADLKKIIDDKEFVKLFGDFRAQEQLKSLPKGYDADNENLDLIKLKSFVGWHKLTDKDLTQAGSEKIIIDMCSRIHPLNVFLKNALA is encoded by the coding sequence ATGATATACCAGGAAAGTCTTGATTTTTTAAAAGATCTCGCAGAGCATAACAGTCGCGAATGGTTTGCGGCCAATAAAGAGCGTTATGAAAAAGCCCGCGAAAATGTAATTGATTTTACCACCAAGGTACTTGAGGGCGTTCGTAAAATTGAAGCAGGCATGGATGAAAACCTTGATGCCAAAAAGTGCGTGATGCGCATTTACCGCGATATCCGCTTTAGTAAAAATAAGGCGCCTTATAAAAATAATTTCGGGGTAAGTTTACCAACCTCCGGCTTAAAGGGCGGCGGCGTTGAGTACTACCTGCATATCCAGCCCGGTAATTCATTTATCGGCGGCGGATACTGGATGCCAGAAGCCCCGCATTTGAAAGCTATTCGCCAGGAAATTGATTATAATGCGGCCGATCTGAAAAAGATTATAGATGACAAGGAGTTTGTTAAGCTCTTTGGCGATTTTAGGGCACAGGAGCAACTAAAATCCCTGCCGAAGGGTTACGACGCCGATAATGAAAATCTCGACCTGATAAAGCTTAAAAGCTTTGTAGGTTGGCATAAGCTTACGGATAAGGACCTGACTCAGGCCGGATCGGAGAAAATTATCATTGATATGTGCAGCAGGATCCATCCGCTTAATGTGTTTTTGAAGAACGCGCTTGCGTAA
- a CDS encoding OmpA family protein — MKIRYSILAAAVCVTMYSCKVMSPKAYKTLVAERDSLATRTSNLEGQVAQLQSDTARLHRQLNDLRKNNSVLNSNLDATSSKANELAAQTTRLAADLKKREARLKEVEDILKKRDEATNALRDKLQKALYGFQQSGLTVDIRNGKVYVSLADKLLFPSGSIIIDDKGKAALKQLAAVVNKEADINMAVEGHTDDKKVKNLGQIKDNWDLSVLRATSVTRYLTETEGVDPHRLTATGKSEFQPIDATATDEARAKNRRIEIVLTPKLDELYNLITK; from the coding sequence ATGAAAATTAGATATAGCATTTTAGCCGCTGCTGTGTGTGTAACAATGTACTCATGTAAGGTCATGTCGCCAAAAGCATACAAAACCCTTGTTGCCGAACGCGATTCATTAGCCACACGTACATCAAATTTAGAAGGACAGGTTGCACAACTGCAATCAGATACGGCGCGCCTGCACAGGCAGCTTAACGATCTGCGTAAAAACAACAGTGTGTTAAACAGTAACCTTGATGCAACATCGTCAAAAGCTAACGAATTGGCCGCTCAGACCACAAGATTGGCCGCCGATTTGAAAAAACGCGAAGCACGTTTAAAGGAAGTGGAAGACATTTTAAAGAAACGTGACGAGGCTACCAACGCCCTGCGAGACAAATTACAGAAAGCTCTTTACGGCTTTCAGCAAAGTGGATTAACCGTAGATATCAGAAATGGCAAGGTTTATGTGTCATTAGCTGATAAGTTATTGTTCCCTTCGGGAAGTATTATTATTGACGATAAAGGAAAGGCAGCGTTGAAACAGCTTGCCGCGGTAGTTAATAAGGAAGCTGATATCAATATGGCAGTTGAAGGCCATACCGATGATAAGAAGGTGAAAAACCTTGGCCAGATCAAAGATAACTGGGACCTGAGTGTTTTACGTGCTACTTCGGTAACCCGCTACCTGACCGAAACAGAAGGTGTTGATCCGCACAGGCTTACCGCGACAGGTAAGAGCGAGTTTCAGCCGATAGATGCTACTGCTACTGACGAAGCCCGTGCGAAAAACAGGCGAATAGAGATCGTGCTTACCCCTAAGCTCGATGAGTTATACAACCTGATCACTAAGTAA
- the odhB gene encoding 2-oxoglutarate dehydrogenase complex dihydrolipoyllysine-residue succinyltransferase — protein sequence MSLAIKVPTVGESITEVTLASWKKKDGDHVEMDEVIAELESDKATFELTAEKAGTLKIVANEGDVLAIGAVVANIEDGGAQAAAPAAQPQAEVVANAPAPAPVAAEPVAAAPASSGASVEIKVPPVGESITEVTLSRWIKKDGEAVAMDEAIAELESDKATFELTAEKAGTLKTIAKEGDVLPIGAVVCTIEGAGASAPAATPVTPAVVSAADESPRGGAAAESAKTYASGTPSPAAAKILAEKGVDPKSVSGSGVDGRITKGDALGAQAPAAKTAAPAAQPAAAPVATSTGGARDEKREKMTSLRKTVAKRLVSVKNETAMLTTFNEVDMQPIMELRAKYKDKFKEKHNVGLGFMSFFTKAVTEALKDWPAVGARIEGEEIVYSNFADISIAVSAPKGLVVPVIRNADSMSLAEIEKAIVVLAGKARENKLTIPEMTGGTFTITNGGVFGSMLSTPIINAPQSAILGMHNIIERPVAVNGQVVIRPMMYLALSYDHRIIDGRESVSFLVRVKQLLEDPARLLLGV from the coding sequence ATGAGCTTAGCGATTAAGGTGCCTACCGTAGGCGAATCAATTACTGAAGTAACCCTTGCAAGCTGGAAAAAGAAAGACGGAGACCATGTGGAAATGGACGAAGTTATTGCCGAGCTGGAATCAGACAAGGCTACTTTTGAGCTTACTGCCGAAAAAGCCGGTACTTTAAAAATCGTTGCCAATGAAGGCGATGTATTAGCCATTGGCGCTGTTGTTGCCAATATTGAAGATGGTGGCGCGCAAGCTGCTGCTCCGGCCGCACAACCACAGGCAGAAGTTGTAGCCAATGCACCTGCTCCGGCACCAGTTGCCGCCGAGCCTGTTGCTGCCGCCCCTGCTTCGTCAGGTGCATCAGTTGAAATTAAGGTACCTCCGGTTGGTGAATCTATCACCGAAGTTACTTTATCACGCTGGATCAAAAAAGATGGTGAAGCAGTTGCTATGGATGAAGCTATTGCCGAACTGGAATCAGATAAAGCTACATTTGAACTTACTGCAGAAAAAGCAGGTACATTAAAAACTATTGCTAAAGAAGGTGATGTATTGCCTATTGGTGCCGTAGTTTGTACTATTGAAGGCGCAGGCGCTTCTGCTCCTGCAGCTACCCCGGTTACTCCTGCAGTAGTTAGCGCTGCTGATGAATCACCTCGTGGTGGTGCAGCTGCCGAAAGTGCTAAAACTTATGCTTCAGGTACACCATCACCTGCTGCCGCTAAAATATTAGCCGAAAAAGGTGTTGATCCAAAATCAGTATCAGGTTCAGGTGTTGACGGCCGTATTACCAAAGGCGATGCCCTTGGTGCGCAGGCCCCTGCAGCCAAAACAGCTGCTCCGGCTGCTCAACCTGCTGCCGCTCCGGTTGCAACCTCTACTGGTGGTGCCAGGGACGAAAAACGTGAGAAAATGACCTCGCTGCGCAAAACCGTTGCTAAACGTTTGGTATCGGTTAAAAATGAAACGGCTATGCTTACTACCTTCAACGAGGTTGATATGCAGCCCATCATGGAATTGCGCGCTAAGTACAAAGATAAATTCAAAGAGAAACACAATGTGGGCTTAGGCTTCATGTCGTTCTTTACCAAAGCAGTTACAGAAGCTTTGAAAGACTGGCCTGCTGTTGGTGCCCGTATTGAAGGTGAAGAGATTGTTTACAGCAATTTTGCTGATATCTCTATCGCTGTTTCTGCCCCTAAAGGTCTGGTTGTGCCGGTTATCCGCAATGCTGATAGCATGAGCCTTGCCGAAATTGAAAAGGCTATTGTGGTACTTGCCGGTAAAGCCCGCGAAAACAAACTGACCATCCCAGAAATGACAGGCGGTACCTTCACCATTACTAACGGTGGTGTATTTGGTTCAATGTTATCAACGCCTATCATTAACGCCCCGCAATCGGCTATTTTAGGTATGCACAACATTATCGAGCGCCCGGTAGCTGTAAACGGACAGGTAGTTATCCGCCCAATGATGTATCTTGCCTTATCATATGATCACCGTATCATTGACGGCCGCGAATCAGTAAGCTTCCTGGTAAGGGTTAAACAATTATTGGAAGATCCTGCAAGGTTGTTGTTAGGCGTTTAA